TCGTTTAAAATAAAAGCAATGCAAATTCTTGATTAAACGCCAACAGCGGCAGCCTAAGACTTGTTTCTTCAAGTCACGGCCTGCCGCTGTTTTTTTCATGGCTTAGTCTAATGCTTTACTTTCATGGAACGCCGATTTGGTTTGGCGAAGTCGGAGACCCCCGGTATGGACGTATCGGTGCGAAGCAGCTTCCCAGGCAGCAAGAGCTGCATAGTGGTTCCTTTGCCGAGCTCTGTTTTTTCTACTGTGATTTTACCACCGTGCTTTTGCAGAACGGCATAACAGTAGCTCAAACCTAGTCCGTAGCTGTGTGCGCTTTTCTTCGTGGAGAAGAATGGGGCGAATACCCGGCTCGCATTCTCTTCGGATATCCCCTGCCCATTATCCTGAACTGTGATCAGGAGCTTGCTGCCAAGCGTTCGCGCTTGAATGCGGATGACGGCTTTTTGCCCGGCAGGAACGGCTTCAAAGGCATTCAGAAGCAGGTTATTCAGTACTTCCTTCATATGGGTGTGGTCACAGGTCAGCCAGCCGTCGACCGATAGTTCCACTCGCAGCTCCAGCCGATCCCCGGCTAATGTCTTAATGGCATCCGCTGCGCCGTCGATCAGATGGCCGAGCCTTTGTTCACGAGGCTCCAGCCGAATTTCCTCGGCCTTATCTCGAATTCGGTTCACCATCTCCAGCAGATGATCGGTGACCGTATCGATGCTTTGTAGTGCCGCGGCCGCTGTTTCGGTTCGATTTTGCTCCAAGCTGGTCAGGGCTCGGGTGTTCAGATAGCGAATCTTTTGAAGCTCATTTTTAATCGTGTGATTCAGAATTTGTGTGCCCTTCGTCATATTCTGCATGGAATAATCGTTGCGCTGCTCCTCGATTCGCAGCTTGATCCCCATAAAGCCGTACTTGATGGAATAAAAGATAAAGAAAAGGACAATCCACAATATGATAAAGGAATTATATTTCCAGGCCCCGTTGCTCTCGATGTTAAAATAACCGTGCTCCATCACAATTTGCTGCATGCCGAGGAAATCCGATACATAGGACCCCATCACGGCGGAAGATAAGACAAACGCGGTACGGATCCGATTGCGCTTAATGTAAGGGTCCTGCTCTCGGATACAGGAGATCAAATAGATGATGCTTGAAGCGATGAAATAGAAGCCGTTCATCCATCTAACATCTGAGATATCAAGGTGGAAAGGCAGCGTCCAGTCTGCTGTGCGCATCACTTGGACTCCAACAGGAAGGAACAACAGAACAGCAGCGGGGGCTCTCCATCGTTTGGGCACCCAATCGGCAAAGTAGAGCGAGCAGATAAAAAAGCAAAAATTGATTCCATACCAATAGGCGATAAAGAAGGGAATGGCTATTTGCTCGATCAGGAGTGCTCCATCGTCAGTGAGGAAGGAAAGGTGCTTGAAATACGGAATAATCGTTGTGGGGATCGATACCGCAAAGCTGGCGCTTCCGCCAATGAAGAACGAAAAGCTCAGCCATTGATAGTAAAAGTCATGGGATTTCTTCATGAGGACCATGACACTGATGCTCCATAACGTTAGAAACATCAAAATATAGAGAAGGATAGTAGTCAACTCCTGGCGGAATAGGATGGATTATTGAACGTGGGTTGTTTTCATTATTTTCTCTATTTTACCTAAATCCAGGGGTTCGTGGAAGTGCATAATTCACATTTTGCAGCAAAGGGGAAAATAAATTTTTAGCAGGCTGCCGCCTTCCGTACAACGCGATGCTTCCAGCGCGAGGTACGGAAGATGTATGACAGTCGTCAGCCATGCCAAGGTTTTACCATGTTACTTACTCGGCGTATAAAGACCGGAAAGCTGAACGCCTTGCCCAAAGCCGCTTTCGCCTTGTTCCGTTACTTGAATCGTACCGTCATGATTAAATTCAAAGATCAAATCATAGGCAGGGGATTCCGTGCTGTATTCAGCATTCCTTCCAAAAATTTTTACCGTCGTATCATCAATAGTTCCTGTGTGAACATTACCATTTTGAATTCCGGCATCACCGCCAACAGCATGGGTGGCCATCACGCTAAAGGTGACGCTGTCCGCGTCCATTTTTTTGATTTGGATTGTGGAGGTATCATACTTGTCAGAGCCTTGCTTCGTAAATGTGCGGCCCGCAAATTGGCTGGCATCAACGACCTTTAGCGGGCTTTCGTACATAGAAGCGGCAATCTCTTCAATTTGCTTATGACTGAGTGACAAGTCCTCCGATTTCATCGTGATGTTAACGTCACCAAACGGGAAGCTAAGATTTCCATCCTTCATCCAATAGGCTTTCGTTCCATTGGCGAGCGTTACGTTCTGCTCTACATCATCGGGTATCAGGTAATAGCTTCGGCCCTGCCCAATCGTGAGATGCTTATACTTTAGCCAACAGCCGCCATCTACATCATCGTAGCCTGCTTCCAGAAATGCATCGCCTTTCACCAGCTTGGCCGGCAAATTGGCCGTAAACCAAAAGGTCTTTTGAATGTCTTTGAGCTGATCATCGGTATAGGAGAAGGATACCACCGGCGACTCGTGGCTGACACCGTCAATCATTTGGCCAATCCATACTTTCTTATTCGCGTCATCATAATCTACAGGCTGGTCCAGGGCATTCGCTAAAGCTCTTAGCGGTACATAGGTGCTGCCCTGATAAGTAATCGGGACAAGGGCTTGGTCAGTATCCGGATCGACGGGCGGTTGCCATGCTTTGCCGTTGATTTCGAATGTAATGGTGTGGTTGAGATAGGCCTTGATTTCCTCCAAATTGCTCGCCGCATAGGCAGCAGCCGTACCGCCTAAAATCATGCCGCAGGTCAAAGCGGCCAAAGCAACGGACTTCATTTTCAAGATCAATCACCCTTTTCTCAGTTATAGTTGACTTATCTTATACGTGAAAATCCGAGTATTTGTTGCTTGTTAGAATAAAAGTAAATGATGTAAATATTTGTTTGAGAAAACAAAATGCCCAAATCTCTAGGGGCTTGAGAGTTGGGCATGATTTACGTCAACGATTTTTTCGTCGTCGTTTCACGAAGATAGCTGCAATAAGGACGACAACACTTATAAGGATAGCAAGTACAAGAAATGTGGAGAAATGACCCACTATAAAGTAGCTGTCGTGATAGGAGTAGTCTTCATTGGCTACTATCAAAGGATTATACCTCCTCAGCGTGAAATCCGTTAATCTAAAGCTTTCTTGGCAACACGGAACCAATGGTCCAGCCATGCAGGCCAATGCTCTATACACCAGCAAATCTGTCTGAGAAGCAGGTAGGATAAGTAAATGGATGCTACATCTTTCCCTACATGTCTCTCGGCAGCTTGTTTAAGCTGGTTCCAAGCTTTCGAATCCGGCTCTGTGTAGAGCATCAAGGTAAGTAGATCAAATGTACAATCACCTGCGCACGGAAACTGCCAATCCACTACACCGCTTAGCTGCCCCTCATGTACTAATAGGTTTTGATGATGGAAATCAAAATGAACGATGTCTGTTGTTCGATAAGTGTGTCTGTCATACGTGTACATCACGTTCTGTAAAACGATTAACAATTCGGCAGTCGCTGAAGAGAAGTGAAGGAGCGGTTGATGGGAACAAAATTCACTCTCACCATAAATAACAGCGTTCACGATCCGTTCAGGCCAATGGCTAGATTTAACTTGGTCTCTTTGCAGCTCATTAATCTCCAGTATGCGAGGGAGATGCACAGGCAAATTCTCAGGTGGACATAGTGTTCCCGCAAGCTTCTCTTGTATGGAGTAACTCCATCCATCAGTATGACCGATATGGGTGTATAGAGGAAGCGGATAGCCCTTCCGTTTAAGCTCACTGGTGTAGGCTGCGGCTTCGTCTAATCTTGATGTAAGCTCAGCGGAATGTCCCCACTTCAGAACAAACTCATTTCCTGCATGATCTTGAATCGTAAAAGCACCTTGTGTGCCTTGTTTGAATTTAGATACCAGTTGAAAAGAAGTGTCCTCTTTCTCGTTGATCATATTTAGAAGGCTGGCAAGATCCATGGATGCTGTTCCTCCTTGGTAGAGATCGATATGTGCTGATAGTCTTAATCATAGAATCATTGATTCCAAAGCGCCATCAAAATCCGATTAACGATAGCAATAATAGCAAAGGCCAGAGTCAGTCTGATATGTCCGCTGAAGGAAAGTGCGGCAAAAGCGGAAGAGAAGATGATAAGTTCAATGATGAATCGGAGGGGGTCTGATACGGCGAAGGTAGCTTTAGGAGCGACAAACATTCCCCAGAGTACGGCTGCGGCTAAGGGGGCGCCTAACCCGAGAGCTATTTTCAGCAGGATGCCTTTACTAGTAGTAAAACCCCAATATCCAAGGGAAGCGAGGATACAAAGCTCGAGTAGAAACCGTAATCCAAGGTTGGACATTTTGATGACCATGTACATGGTAGAATCATCCTTTCTTTATACAAAAAAACTAAATATATAAGTATATTAACTAATAATATTAGTTTCATCAAGTGGGAAATAAAAAAGCAGTCACAGACCCCTTACTGGGGATACTGGACTGCCTCATATAGAAGCTGTATACCATTACATAGCGGTTTCTTGCGTTTGCTGAACAACATTGCGGGAGGAGGTGCCTGTCAATCTTTCATAAGGGAAGACTTGGCGAACCGGCGCAATAATGAGTGCAGCTACAACTGCTTTGATCGCATCTCCAAGTAAAAAAGGATAGCAGCCTGCTGTCATGGCCTTAGCGAATGTATAAGTTGGAACCTTGTACATCAACCATGGAACTCCAGATAGGTACATGATCAGCGATCCGAAAATCTCAAGAACGAGGAAAGTGGCAATAAAACCGACTGCTCCTTTCATTTGAATGCGCGGTATGAGAAGTCCGATAATCAGGGCGCAGAACGGCCAGATCATGATAAAACCGCCGGTAGGTCCTAGGATGACGCTCATCCCGCCGGTACCGTGCAGCATCGGGAAGCCAATCGCGGTCAGAACAACGACAAGCATCATACTGAGGAAGCCGTATCTGGCTCCAAGAAGTCCTCCTGCTAGCATGACGGCTAGGGTCTGTAAAGTAATGGGAACCGGTGAAAACCCTAACGGAATGGTAACAAAGCTGAATAATACGAGAAGTGCCGCAAATAATGCGCTGAAAACAATGCCTCGGAGTGTGAGTTTCATATTGTCCATCTCTCCTAATTCTGATATTCTTATTGTTAATATAATGTCAACTTAATAGTTAACAATTCGGTTGACAATCAGGATTATAGCACAAGCTTTTCAAAAGGGGAAGGAACTTTTTCCATATGTCTGATAGAGCGGCAATAGCCTTACATAAAGCCTCCGTAGCCTATAGAGTGGAGTCGGGACAAGCCAAACAGGTTTGGTCGGATATCTCTATGAACATTCTGCGAGGAGATTGGGTGGCAGTAGTAGGAAGGAACGGAAGCGGGAAAAGCACATTAGCCAGCGTTTTACTAGAATTATGTCCTTTATCAAGCGGGCAGCTTCTGAAAGACAGGGAGGGTCTGACGATCAGAGGGGTCCTGCAGATTCCAGACACTCAGTTTGTCGGAGATACCGTGGAGGAGGAGCTGCAGCATATTCCGCTTGCTGAAGATATTTCCGCTGAAGCGAGGAAAATGAAATACGAAGAGGTGCTGAGCCGCGTGGGGCTGCAAGTACCGGTAGGCCGCCTGCTCGCTAGTCTATCCGGCGGTCAAAAGCAGCTGGTCAACATAGCTGCGGCTTTAGCCGCGGAGCCGGACATCTTGGTGCTTGACGAGCCTACGGCGATGCTCGATCCTGCAGCCAGACATGATGTGCTGCGTGCAGTGAAAGAGGCTCATCAGAGGGGAACCACGATCGTGTGGATTACACATAGAATGGAAGAGGTCGCTGAGGCAAGCCGTGTGGTTGCTTTCGGGGAGGGCAGGATTGCTTATGATGGCTGTCCGAAGGAGTTTTTCTACGGTCAATCTTCAGGGCCTGCATGTGGAAAATCCGAGTTGAGCCAATCTGCGGGTACGATTCATGAAGGTATTCTGCCTCCTTATCAAAGGCTCGGTGTGGAGCCGCCTTTTGTTGTTCAAACGGCGCTGCTCTTGATGGATCAGGGATGGGAGCTTCATCCGCTTCCCTTATGTGCCGAAGAACTTGCTGAGGCGGTGAAGATGCTATGAGCATACGACTGCACAATGTGGAAGTGAACGCGCCAGATAACAAGAACAAGAAGCTGCTGAAGCAGATGGATATTACCTTGGAAAAGGGGAGTATTACGCTGCTCGTCGGCCATACAGGATCGGGCAAATCCACGCTGCTGCAGGTGCTGGCGGGAATAGTGGAGCCGGACTCGGGCGCTATTTATTTGGATGAGCAGCCTATGTGGCATAAAGGCAAGGTGGCTCCGTCCTTGCTATTGAGGCTTGGATTGACGTTCCAGTTCCCGGAGCAGCAGCTTTTTGCCCGCAGCGTAGAGCAGGAGTTTCTGTATTCTCTTCGGCCGTATCGGCTAAGCGCAGAAGAGCGGGAGCGCCGCATCCGCGCAGCGTGCGCGGAATTTGATCCAGACGGCGTCTTCGCCATGGAGCGGTCGCCGTTCTCACTCAGCGGCGGCCAGCAGCGCAGGCTCGCGCTGGCCACGACCTTCGCAGCCGCCCCGGACTGGCTGCTCATGGACGAGCCGACCGCCGGCATGGAAGCGGCGGCGGTCGGCGACCTGCTCCGGCTGATCCGCCGGAGCGAGAGACCCATGGGCGGCTATGTCATAGCCACCCATGATTTGGACACGTTCCTGCCCTTGGCGGATCGTGTGATCGTGCTCGCCGGCGGCGCCGTCGCAGCAGACGGCACGCCGGAGGCGGTCTGCCGCCGGCCGGAGCTGCTGCAGGCAGCCGGCGTAGGGCTGCCCAGCTGCGCGGAAGCAGCTCAGGCGCTGGAGCGTATCGGCGGAATCGTGATTCCGCCCGATACGCTCACGCCTGAGCGCGCAGCTGCAGCGATCGCGGAAGCGCTGCGGGCGCGCACTTCCGCAGGGGCAGCAGCGCAGCCTGCAAGCATGGCTGCGCTCGCAGGAGCTGGCAGCCCGACATGGGCGGCTGCCGCGTGTGGGTCTGCTGCGCTGGCCGCTCCGGCAGCTGCAGCTCCGGCGGCATCGCCCGGCGCAGCGAACGCGCAGCCGCACGCAGCCGCACCGCTGAGCCCGCCTTTTGAAGCAAACGCTGCGATAATCGCCGATATGCCTTCGGCAACACCTGACGTTTTCCGCGCCGCACCATGTGCTGAAGCCTCGCCATCTTCGCCCGGTCCATCAAACGTGCAGCCATCTGCTGCCGATTCATCGGTACTGCCGAGAGCAGCCTCTCCGCTGTCATCGGCCGGCCCATCGGGTGCGATGCCGTCCACTGACACCTCGCCGAAATCACTCGGCGCAGCATCCGTCCAAGCAGAAGAAGATGCACTTCCGCCTCGAGCGGCTTGGCATCGCGTGGACCCCCGCGCCAAATGGATGCTCTATGTGCTGCTGGTCATCGCAGCGATGCTGCAGCATCACTGGACAGGGCTTGCGGCCGCAGCTGTTCCGGTGCTGCTTGGGTTCATCGGTCTGCCGCGTATGGTGATTCGCGGGGGCGTGAAAGTTGCGCGGTCATTTGTAATCTTCATGATCGTATCTGTCGCGTTAGCCGGGCTGCAAATTTCATTCGAACCCAGCCCGTTTACGCTGGGCTTCGATACGCAGCGTGCGGCGGAAACCGTACTGAATGTATCCCGGCTGCTGCTGGTGGTCGTTGCGGGCTATTGGTTTGCGGTGACAACACCTTACGGACAAATGGTCCAAGGGCTCGGCTGGGTGCTGAAATATTTGAAAAAGGTAAAAATCCCCGTGGATTCCTTTGCTTTGGCTGTTTCTTTGATTTTCCGCTTTTTACCGCTTATTTTAAGAGAATGGCAAAGGTTCTCCACGATTGTCCGCGCCCGGGGAAAAGCATCGCTGCGCCCTGGCGCTGTCCGTATGCGGGATATTCCTGCGCTGGTTGTGCCGCTCCTGCTGTCTTTGTTCTATAAGGCGGAGGAGATGACCATGGCGATGGAATTGAAACGTATGGGCGGACAGCCTTTGACGGCTCAGAAGCATATGCTGAACTGGGCTAAGAGAGATACGGTCACCGTGCTTGCAGGTGTGGTTTGCTTTATTTTACTTGCCATTTGGTCTGGCAGATGATGAACTTGACACTATGAATGAATACAACGCTTTACTGAAAAAAGCTGCGGAAACTTCCGAACGCTTCACTCCGTTATATGGATAGTCTCAGGGGCCGATCCTCCATCATTCTTCGATGATGAGGGAACGGCCCCTTTAAGGCATCGGGAAGCGGCTCTTTTTGTAATTCCTGCAGAGCCGCACGATCCGCTCCGTGCTCCTTTAGATAAGCGAAAAGCAACTCAGACTTTTCTTCATAAAGCTTATAGGAGCTTGCGAATGGGTAGTCACCGCATGCCATCTCCGGGTACATCGAATCTCTCCTTTTCCTACAGGTCTCAGGATCAATGCGCTGTGCGTTCAGAAACTCGAATGAAGCACGATACTCCAAAAGCAATTAGCAAAAGCATAGCCAGCGCTTCAAAAGCTGCCAAACCGCTGCCCGTTTTCAGAGCATTCAATGCGATTAGCGGCCCTACCGATGCCCCGATAAACAGCACCAGCGAATACACCGTAACGGCAGCGCCGCGTCTAGCTCCCGCAAGCATTCCTACAAGGGAAATCAATGTAGGGATGATGACGGATATGCCGGCAATATATAGGATGCTGACGACGATTAATACGGGCAGCGACGTGCAAAAACCGATGAAGCCCAGTCCAGCTGCAGCAAGCAAAAGTCCGGCTTGCAGCACGGTCTTCATGCCAAATTTCGCGACCAATTGCCCTGCGAATGGCGACAAGACCATTCCAATGAGTCCCATAGCCCGCACCTGCAGAAGCTGTGCAGCAGTGAGTTCAAAGGGGGCTTTCATCAAGTAACTCCCGAAAATCGTGTACATGCCGACAAGCGATAGCAGGACAGTCACGCAGATCAAATAACAGAGAGTCAGCGGTTTGTAGAGAAATACCTCAGGCAGCTGCTTGTATAAAGCAGCCAACCCCGTTTTCGTGTGGAACGCGTGTCCTCTGGGGATCAGCTTGCCTAACAGCAAGGCGGAAATAAGCACGAATCCCCCGTGAAGATAAAACACATAGTTCCAGCCCCAGTACTCACTGACCGCACTGCTGAACAGCTGTCCGGCGATGGCCGAGACAAGAAATCCGGTGCTGATGAATCCTACTGCCGTCACTCTCCGTTCCGCGGGGAACCTCTCAACAACATAGGCAATTACAGATGGCGCAAAAGTCGCTGAGGCTAAGCCTTGCAGGGCACGAAGCGCGACCAGGACGGATAGACTCGGAGCAAGACCGAGCAGAGGCGTGATGATAAATAATGCCAGCAGGCCAAAAAACATCATAGGCCACCGGCCGAACCGATCGGACAATGGCCCGAACACGAGAAAGCCAAGTGCGTAGGCGAGTGAAAAAGCGCTGCTGGTCCACGCCGCATCAGCTGGCGACACGTGAAAAACGCCAGCCAACACGGGACCCATGGGAAGGGTAACGTATAACCCCGATACGACCACTAGGGCGCACCAGACGAAGATGGCAGTTAGCATGGAGTATCGTGGTGTCGAGGGATGACTTACTTGTAGAGCGTGATCTGTCATGGCAAACATCCTTTCGAGAAGAGGGTTCAATAGCAATTCTGTAACTTATTATAGTTTGCTTACTACCTCGATGTTTGCCTGTTCCCTTACACTTCTTGCCTGATCCTCCAGAAACCGCTAATGATGGACTGCTGAGTGATTTCGCAAATACGCTAGCCAAATCAACTTCAATCAAGCTCGGCAGCAGAGTGGAGATGGAGACAGTCTTTTCGATATTGGCTGCATGCTGACATCTGCGATACGATCAGTTCCTTGCTTGAGGCTGCTGCCGCATTTGCACGATATCTCTTCGGGGCGGATTCCCGAAGAAGCGGCTGTAATCTCTGCTGAATTGTGAGGCGCTTACATACCCTACGAGCTGGCATGCGGTCGACGCATCCATGGAACCGGAGACCATGAGACGCCTTGCTTCATGAAGACGCAGCGCTTTTTGGTATTGCAGCGGGCTCAAGGATGTGACGGCTTTAAAATGCTCGTGAAAGGAGGATTCACTCATGTGGACCTGTTCAGCCAGCTCCGCGACCTTCATTTGCAGGGAGAAATTTT
This genomic window from Paenibacillus hexagrammi contains:
- a CDS encoding sensor histidine kinase codes for the protein MVLMKKSHDFYYQWLSFSFFIGGSASFAVSIPTTIIPYFKHLSFLTDDGALLIEQIAIPFFIAYWYGINFCFFICSLYFADWVPKRWRAPAAVLLFLPVGVQVMRTADWTLPFHLDISDVRWMNGFYFIASSIIYLISCIREQDPYIKRNRIRTAFVLSSAVMGSYVSDFLGMQQIVMEHGYFNIESNGAWKYNSFIILWIVLFFIFYSIKYGFMGIKLRIEEQRNDYSMQNMTKGTQILNHTIKNELQKIRYLNTRALTSLEQNRTETAAAALQSIDTVTDHLLEMVNRIRDKAEEIRLEPREQRLGHLIDGAADAIKTLAGDRLELRVELSVDGWLTCDHTHMKEVLNNLLLNAFEAVPAGQKAVIRIQARTLGSKLLITVQDNGQGISEENASRVFAPFFSTKKSAHSYGLGLSYCYAVLQKHGGKITVEKTELGKGTTMQLLLPGKLLRTDTSIPGVSDFAKPNRRSMKVKH
- a CDS encoding stalk domain-containing protein; the protein is MKSVALAALTCGMILGGTAAAYAASNLEEIKAYLNHTITFEINGKAWQPPVDPDTDQALVPITYQGSTYVPLRALANALDQPVDYDDANKKVWIGQMIDGVSHESPVVSFSYTDDQLKDIQKTFWFTANLPAKLVKGDAFLEAGYDDVDGGCWLKYKHLTIGQGRSYYLIPDDVEQNVTLANGTKAYWMKDGNLSFPFGDVNITMKSEDLSLSHKQIEEIAASMYESPLKVVDASQFAGRTFTKQGSDKYDTSTIQIKKMDADSVTFSVMATHAVGGDAGIQNGNVHTGTIDDTTVKIFGRNAEYSTESPAYDLIFEFNHDGTIQVTEQGESGFGQGVQLSGLYTPSK
- a CDS encoding aminoglycoside phosphotransferase family protein codes for the protein MDLASLLNMINEKEDTSFQLVSKFKQGTQGAFTIQDHAGNEFVLKWGHSAELTSRLDEAAAYTSELKRKGYPLPLYTHIGHTDGWSYSIQEKLAGTLCPPENLPVHLPRILEINELQRDQVKSSHWPERIVNAVIYGESEFCSHQPLLHFSSATAELLIVLQNVMYTYDRHTYRTTDIVHFDFHHQNLLVHEGQLSGVVDWQFPCAGDCTFDLLTLMLYTEPDSKAWNQLKQAAERHVGKDVASIYLSYLLLRQICWCIEHWPAWLDHWFRVAKKALD
- a CDS encoding YrdB family protein, with protein sequence MYMVIKMSNLGLRFLLELCILASLGYWGFTTSKGILLKIALGLGAPLAAAVLWGMFVAPKATFAVSDPLRFIIELIIFSSAFAALSFSGHIRLTLAFAIIAIVNRILMALWNQ
- a CDS encoding biotin transporter BioY, encoding MKLTLRGIVFSALFAALLVLFSFVTIPLGFSPVPITLQTLAVMLAGGLLGARYGFLSMMLVVVLTAIGFPMLHGTGGMSVILGPTGGFIMIWPFCALIIGLLIPRIQMKGAVGFIATFLVLEIFGSLIMYLSGVPWLMYKVPTYTFAKAMTAGCYPFLLGDAIKAVVAALIIAPVRQVFPYERLTGTSSRNVVQQTQETAM
- a CDS encoding ATP-binding cassette domain-containing protein, translated to MSDRAAIALHKASVAYRVESGQAKQVWSDISMNILRGDWVAVVGRNGSGKSTLASVLLELCPLSSGQLLKDREGLTIRGVLQIPDTQFVGDTVEEELQHIPLAEDISAEARKMKYEEVLSRVGLQVPVGRLLASLSGGQKQLVNIAAALAAEPDILVLDEPTAMLDPAARHDVLRAVKEAHQRGTTIVWITHRMEEVAEASRVVAFGEGRIAYDGCPKEFFYGQSSGPACGKSELSQSAGTIHEGILPPYQRLGVEPPFVVQTALLLMDQGWELHPLPLCAEELAEAVKML
- a CDS encoding ATP-binding cassette domain-containing protein; this translates as MSIRLHNVEVNAPDNKNKKLLKQMDITLEKGSITLLVGHTGSGKSTLLQVLAGIVEPDSGAIYLDEQPMWHKGKVAPSLLLRLGLTFQFPEQQLFARSVEQEFLYSLRPYRLSAEERERRIRAACAEFDPDGVFAMERSPFSLSGGQQRRLALATTFAAAPDWLLMDEPTAGMEAAAVGDLLRLIRRSERPMGGYVIATHDLDTFLPLADRVIVLAGGAVAADGTPEAVCRRPELLQAAGVGLPSCAEAAQALERIGGIVIPPDTLTPERAAAAIAEALRARTSAGAAAQPASMAALAGAGSPTWAAAACGSAALAAPAAAAPAASPGAANAQPHAAAPLSPPFEANAAIIADMPSATPDVFRAAPCAEASPSSPGPSNVQPSAADSSVLPRAASPLSSAGPSGAMPSTDTSPKSLGAASVQAEEDALPPRAAWHRVDPRAKWMLYVLLVIAAMLQHHWTGLAAAAVPVLLGFIGLPRMVIRGGVKVARSFVIFMIVSVALAGLQISFEPSPFTLGFDTQRAAETVLNVSRLLLVVVAGYWFAVTTPYGQMVQGLGWVLKYLKKVKIPVDSFALAVSLIFRFLPLILREWQRFSTIVRARGKASLRPGAVRMRDIPALVVPLLLSLFYKAEEMTMAMELKRMGGQPLTAQKHMLNWAKRDTVTVLAGVVCFILLAIWSGR
- a CDS encoding MFS transporter, encoding MTDHALQVSHPSTPRYSMLTAIFVWCALVVVSGLYVTLPMGPVLAGVFHVSPADAAWTSSAFSLAYALGFLVFGPLSDRFGRWPMMFFGLLALFIITPLLGLAPSLSVLVALRALQGLASATFAPSVIAYVVERFPAERRVTAVGFISTGFLVSAIAGQLFSSAVSEYWGWNYVFYLHGGFVLISALLLGKLIPRGHAFHTKTGLAALYKQLPEVFLYKPLTLCYLICVTVLLSLVGMYTIFGSYLMKAPFELTAAQLLQVRAMGLIGMVLSPFAGQLVAKFGMKTVLQAGLLLAAAGLGFIGFCTSLPVLIVVSILYIAGISVIIPTLISLVGMLAGARRGAAVTVYSLVLFIGASVGPLIALNALKTGSGLAAFEALAMLLLIAFGVSCFIRVSERTAH